GGTTGTGGTTGTCGGCTCCATATACATCTAACCGGGTCTCCCTCGCTGGCTTCAAATGTAGAATTCACACAAAAGTAGATAAGGAGTACACCGGTGTCTTGCTTCCTTAAAAGTCTCTTTATTGAATCATTTTAAAACATTcttgttcatttaaaaaatatatacagcttGTATTCACTCACTTCGTCTCTGGGTTGGCTGTCACAAAAGCTGGCATGTTTCGGCTacttctgccgtaatcatagcttaatttGTGACATACAAACCAATGTTTAAAAAGGGGAGATATTCACCCTATTGGTTAAAACATTCTGACTTTCTGCCAATCATCAATATCTAACAAATTAAAGGGCTAGTTTTGAATCATTTACAAATAGCTGTGTGTTATTTATGTATCACATTTACTTGGAATTACAATAATTTGTTTCTCACTCCATACTTTACACAAAGTCAATCTTTTACCTCTCATAAGTTAGATGCCCTGTTCCTTTCTGTtaccatttgtgtatttatttataatctcaTATATTTGTTTATAACCTTATTGCTTTTAACGTTTTCTTCTTATTAATTCTAATTATAATTCTGGCTAAGGTAAACTTTTAAGCCAGCTTCAAATTTGTGATTCCAAACACTTTTCCTGAATATACTATTGAGTGCTTCATGGTTTTCTTTACCATAATTAAGCCCCATGCCGGCAATAATTTACAGTGTATGCGTGATAATAATCAATTAGCAATACAGTATcctactgttgttttttttattaattccaaTAATTTATCAAGTCATATGCACTGTTCAGGCCTGTCGTTTTTTTGTCTTTAATCTTAGATTCCAATATACTTCCTGCCTGGCTAGTATTTGATACCTGTCCCCTCCTCCGTTTCGGTGGGGGAATATGTTCTACTATAGTCCACCTCAGACTATTAGGACTTCTGTTGGGCTGGTAATTAAAATGGATGATCAAGGGTGTAGCCAATACACCTGATTTAATATTGCCTACATACTCACGAATTCGTGACCTGACCTCCAGTGAGATCATATCTACATATTGTAGGTTAAAAAGGGAGCAAGTTAACAAATAAATTACATAGGTATGGCTACAgttgtaacattttttatgtaGAAACATTTCCCTAGTTGCATCACTTCTAAAACCATTGCCTTGTTGTACATGTGCACAGGCTATACAGTTAGTGTTATGGCATTTAAACACCCCTTTTGTTGTCAACCAAGACCTGGTTTATGCATTCTAAGCAGGTGATTAAATACAGGCCTAACTGGGTTAGTTACTTGTAAATATTCAAAGGTGTTGTCATCAAACATACCTATGTCTCTTCCTTCATCTAACAGATGCCTTAGCTCTCTAAGACCCCACATTAAGATTTGATAAAGAGCTAAGACATCTGTTTGAAGAAGGAAATGCATAAACCAGGTCCAAATATACAGGGTTGCCCAATAATAAGTGGGGTAGGTTCATTAAATGAAAGACCCTCCCAATGGCTAGATGACATCCTTAAACCATTTGTTGATGGATTATTAAGCCATCTAAAGGATACAAAACATCTTTTAGGGTTACTAACAGGACAGAAATGGACCAGCGACATGATGTGGCTTACAACTGATGTGAAATCTTTGTACTCCTCCATACTTTATAAGGAAGGCTTTAGAGCAGTAGAGTATTTCCTTGCCAGATCAGGTCAATTTAATGAAGAACAATGTGAGTTTATACTTAGAGTGACCAAATTTCTGCTCAttcacaattatttttgttttgagggtgagttctttctccagagatgtgggactgcgatgggggctaaatttgtcctatcatacgccaacctctatatggggtggtgggagcattCTCACATCTATGAAGAGAGTAACACGTTCAAGAACAGAATAACCTTTTAGAAGAGGTTCATTGATGATTTGATACTGATCTGGAGGGGAAATGAAAATGAGGTGACAAATTTTATTGAGGAGTTAAACAGCAATGTAATAGGTTTGAGCTTTACACATGAACTGGATAGATcaagtattaattatttggacattaaatgaAGTACTAGATGAAAACAGAGGCCACATAGAAACACAAGTTTACCAGAAAAAAACAGCTAAAAACACAATCCTCCATGCTAAAAGACCCTTATAGAGTGTTTAAGGCAATTACAAAGAAATTGTTcagataaaacaatttttaaaagacAAGCAAATGAGTTCACAGAAAGCTTCTAAGCATTTATCTGTATTATCAGCAGATGATGATTTAGTGGAAACAGCTAGGAAGGGTTGTAGGTTTGCATTCAAAAGAGGTTTAACCATAGGGAACAGAGTAGCTCCCACTAATTTAAAGAGCATTGATCAAAGCACTCAAAGTTCTTGGTTGACAACAAAAGGGGTGTTTAAATGCCATAACACTAACTGTATAGCCTGTGCACATGTACAACAAGGCAATGCAATGGTTTTAGAAGTGAGGCAACTAGGGAAATGTTTCtacataaaaaatgttacaacTAGCCATACCTGTGTAATTTATTTGTTAACTTGCTCCCTttgtaacctacaatatgtaggtatgacctcaaTGGAGGTCAGGTCACAAATTTGTGAGCATGTAGGCAATATTAAATCAGGTGTATTGACTATACCCTTGATCATACATTTTAATTACCAGCACAACAGAAGTCCTAATAGTCTGAGGTGGACTATAGTAGAACATATTCCCCCACCGAAACGGAGGAGGGGACAGGGATCAAGTAATAGCCAGGTAGGAAGTATATTGGAGTCTAAGATTAAAGACTAAAAAACTGACAGGCCTGAACAGTGAATATGACTTGATAAATTATTGGAATTAATAACAACAGTAACAAAACAACAGTAGGATACTGTATTGCTAATCGATTATTATCAAATTATTGCCGGCATGGGGCTTAATTATGGTAAAGAAAACCATGAAGCACTCAATAGTATTTTCAGGAAAAGTGTTTGGAATCACAAATTTGAAGCTGGCTTAAAAGTTTACCTTAGCCAGAATTATAATTAGAATTAATAAGTAGAAAACGTTAAAAGCAATGAGGTTATAAACAAATATAtgagattataaataaatacacaaatggcaACAGAAAGGAACAGGGCATCTAATTTATGAGAGGTTAAAGATTGACTTTGTGTAAAGTATAGGATTCAGAGCTAGCCCTTTAATTTGTTAGATATTGGTGATTGGTAGAAAGTCAGAATGTTTTAACCAATAGGGTGAATATCTCCCCTTTTAAAACATTAGTCTGTAGGTCACAagttaagctatgattacggcagaagtAGCCGAAACATGCCAGCTTTTGTGACAGCCAACCCAGAGATGAAGTAAATACaagctgtatatatttttttaaaagaacaagaatgtttcaaaatgattcaatatggagcttgatgccccgtggctcgccagaaacagcagttatgaagcagcagtcacaaagaccgctgctccataacctgtccacctgctctgagcaggcggacagacatcgccggaaattaacctgatcgagtacgattgggttgattgacaccccctctgctggcggccgattggccatgagtctgcagggggcggcgttgcaccagcagctcttgtgagctgctggtgcaatgctgaatacggcgagcgtattgctcgccgtattcagctaggtctggcggacctgatccgcagtgtcggatcaggtccgccagaccttgataaatatgcccctttataactttgtgcaatattttttctttttaaaatattttttattaaatggtgttattatcaatgtaagtgtactttttgtaatgtattttttatgttttctgagaCTTTTTGTTTcgcacagttaaccagagctctgaggtcacactaaCCCGACACGCCCGTTAACTTTAATAGAGctaaaatgaatgaatgaaaagCCTTACGCTCataaacagccacgataaaccccttttgtaTATAGATTTTCATAAACGCAATTGGTACGGTGCAATATAGATTTTTATAAACACTATTGGTATAGTGCAATACAGTCTTTCGGAAATGCGATTTGTACAGTGCAATACAGATTTTCATAAACCCTATTGGTACAGTGCAATACTGTTTTTCATAAACGCGattggtacagtgcaatacagtctTTCATAAACACGATTGGTACAGTGCAAAAGAAGCGGCTGATTCACTTAAATGTTAGAAATAACACATTTTTCCAAAACGCATTGACCAGAAAAATCAGCTGCCATGTTTTTATGTGGTATATTAATATCCTGAATTGTTAATCTGGATTCTAAACCATTTTTAcagaataatgtatatatattacaccTCATATACACATGTACTATATACTTATAATGCCCCAGCCTAAATGTATGACTAATTCATTtacaagttttacttttcttttggAAGCGAAAAGTTTTATTTGACAAATGCAAATTTCCGTTGTCCTTTCACACTGTACAATGATCGATCGACCCAAACACTTATATTGTAAAAGGATATTCCTGCTGACTGGCCTTGTTTTAGTGATTTTCCTTTGTATTAGGTGTAACTGGTAGGTTTCTGGTAACTTCACAATGGGAATcagtttactttcagctctggTAAATTGCGCTCCAATGACACTAACGCTTGATTGGGAAGACtttactttttaacttgtaatacaagcgcacagatGCTTACAATATACTCGTGGTAGCACTTTTATACAAACAGAATTTCTGCTAGATAttgtgtgcaaaaaaaaacgcACCACTTTTAACCTAGGCCATAGTAATTAGTAATGGATCAGTAATACAAAATGGCAGGCTTTTACAAATAAGGGCACATtataacacaaatcatattgtttaATATTATTGATTCTCTGTAGACTCTTGCAATATGGGATCTAATCCAATTTATTAGGAAAGCTATTCAAAGTTTTTTAACATGACTTTCAAATTCTATGCTATGCTCTGAGCAGAGACAGGCTTATTTGTGGGTACAGCTGAGGGGAAGCAATCAGAGGCAGTAGGAAAGAGCTCCCAACATATGACAATCCCGCAATATCCGGGACAGTTTCGATTAACTGTTTTGACAAAAATATAGGCATcctcaaaaacaaatttaaaaagtgcTTTCAACGTCTGTTACAATACAGTTAGgttagatggatggatggatagatagatggtagatagatagatgggtagatggatagatgtgtagatagatggatagatgatggaTAAATAGAtgggtagatggatagatagatggataaatagatgggTAGATTGATGGATAGATGgatggctagatagatagatagatagatagatagatggatggatggatagatacaattttttgaaatgtcatgctctttctgaataattaatATTTAGTTTTGTCATTCATATCCCTTAAAATATGTTTTCTTCTTTCTCACAATTATTAtacttattaaatacattttttacttgcTGATATGTAATTATTAATTGATGTACAGATGTAACCCATGCTATTTTCCATTCTGATTAAAGTTGATGTGCATATTTCATTTGCAGGTAGCACATTTCTTGAAAGCTTGAATTGTTTGTTAATTTATTTCAATGCAAAATAAATAGACTTAAGATTTATTGTGATTTCACAGCATGGTCTCCATATTTTGCGAAACACAGAGTAATGCCTTTTTTTCAATTGGTTTTGATATGTTTCAGGTGATTTAGAAATGATTCTACCTAATATAAACAGACCCATCATGTAGGATAAATGTTGAACCTGATTTGTCAGAAATGGAAAATATCTTTACAATGGCATATTTTGTtggttttccttttctttttagttgcgtatttcttttaaagggactttaaactcaacattaaagggaaaataaagtaaaaaataaactttaaggaacataaaaccccccaaaattatttcatgattcagatatatagcatatgaataaaaaaaactttccaagttacatctattatcaaatgttctttattctcctggtattatttgttgaagcagcagcaatgcacttctaagaactagctgaacacatcaggtgagccaatgataacagACATAtaagtgaagccaccaatcagttgATAGTTCCCAATAGTACATTACTGCTCGTGAgtttatttaggtatgcttttctacaaaggatagcaagagaacaaagaaaattagataatagacgtaaattgaaaaCTCTTTTATaagtacatgctctatttgaatcattattaTGTCCCTCTAAAGGGACAGTATTTAGTGGTCTATCACTAGTAGACAATTCAGCAGTATAATGCTCTGTTCATACATCATTAAAATTCCTGAGAGTGATTATATTGTTTTAGGCATATGTATCATATCTATGTCCAGAATCTGGAGGTTGAGGAGTTTCTAAATGTGTCTACAAATATGATCATAATAAGAACTAGTTATTTTAGTAGGTTTATAGAGTAAATATATTTACTAGAATTTTTATCAGGAAGTCGGTCAATCTTCCATACGACAGCCTTGTACGCATGCTCATACTTTGCGGTTCCAATAGTTACTTGTATTACAGGTTCTGACTCTATTTCATAAGTAGACCCAAGACATGCCCTTCTATTCATTTTTGTTTTCAAAGATCTCTGCCTCTGAAAACTCACAGTCCAAAGTGCTTTCATCCATTGTGAAGGAACTGGGAAATGTATTGCAATATTTTCACAGTATTTTACTGAATTTAAGGGAGACGCTATGACACTTGGAGACATATTTAGGAAAGCTTGTAACTCCACATATGCTCCCTGGACTACTGCAGCAGTTTTCATGGAAAACGGAAGCTCTTCAGCGCTAAAATTTGTTTTAAAGCGCATGAGTTCAAACCTACAGCCATCGATTGGCTTGAATTTAATTATCCTTGACTTTTCAAATTCTTGTTTATTGACACATTTATGGAAATGATAGTCAAGAATGTCAATCAAGTTGTTTTTGCTTTCTTTATCAAAGTAGTTCTTAGAAATTTTTTGAAGATCAGCATCATTTAATGTCAAAAATAATTCAGTATCACTGTTAGTAAAACAAAGGCAATACAATTGAGATATCACAGAACTCTCTTTAAGTTTGGTATCTTTGGTGACCTTTCCCCAACAATTGTCTATGATTTCCAGTATCATTTCAGACTCTTCATAAGCTTTCTTTGGTTTTGATACAGGTGATAGCATCAATAATTCCTCTTCTACTGTTGTAATAAAGTCAATAAGATCACAATAATCCATTGTTCCCAGTTTCAACATCTGTTCAATTTcagcttcatggacaacttcaagCTTTGGGTGGTATTTCCTTTTTTCTGTATATGAAACCTGCTCAATTTTAACTGTGTGTATTTTATCTGAAACACTTAGGTTTTCTAGTTTTGACTCAGACACTCTGCAAAACTGATTAAGATGTACTTCTCTGAATGGTTTATCAAGACCCTTCTCATAATACATTTGTAGAATTCCACCATTTATAACTTTTAAGTAAATAGGTCCCCACTGCCTTGAAGACATCATGTTCTTTTTCTCAGGAATCCTTAACATGAAAGGCCATCCATCTTTTCTCTGACTTCTAAAAAGACTTTGTGGAATAAATGATGAACTGTTTTTTTCTGTACAGAGAGGCAGATGTTTCAAATTGTCAGGTGGGTCAATCTTTAAATTTTGAAGTCTTTCACACACGTAATTGAAAGAACACTGATTTAGACTTTTCTGGCTATTAAAAGTTTCCTTTTCTATTGTGTCAGGTTCTGTTTTTGCAGGTATTCTATCTTTTTCATCTCTTTCTGCTTTGATATTTGCATTTGTAGAAATAATGGCTGGGAAATCATTATTCCAAAATGGACTTGAAAATGCACAATCCTTTTGCAAATAGTTACAGTGAATACTTCCTGAGTGGCATCCTACTTCATTACTACTTTTGTGCTTTGGAGGACTTGCTTCATCAAAATGTGAGGTTGTTGGAGTGTTTGAAGATGAATTTACTGATAACGAAGATGACAAAGATGACAAAGTAAAAGGCACATTTCCTGAAGCTTCAGCAGGAGGTTGCACATTACACAATCCTAATTTTGGAGTACATGGTGTTATTGGGCATTCTTTAATAGGTGTGCAAAGAGGTGAGTTGCTTGGAGGTCCAGGACTCATAAAAAAGTCAGTCATTGGAGATGGAAGAGGTGTTGTGGAATTTGATGAAGAGGATCTTGCTAACTTTTCACTGGAAAAATTCAGTCTAAGCCCACCTGATTTGGGACTGTAAATATTCTCATTGGATAAAATCAAAGCTTTCTGTGGAGAATGGAATGGGGTTTCATCCTCAAATGTTACCCAATTTCCTGGATTTGTTGAACACATTTCCTTTAATGTGAATTTCAAGGTCAAGATTAAATTGCCTAAGGAAAAAAAAAGGATATCAATTTTAATTAACCAGCACACAGTAATAGGAAACACAATCATACTCTTTATATAACAGTAAGAAACAGTCTAACACCATAACTTCTATGACCCTGTTTATCCACATCTAGTTGCTTAATTAGAAGATCATCAGAGGTGCACTGTATATAATTAAACATCTTCATTATCGTCTTTGAAGCTGGAGATTTTTTAATCTCATAAAACTCAAACTAAAATAAAAGTCAGCAACTTGCTGACATACACAAAAAGTGCTTGAAAGATTCAAAAGCAGTATAGTTTTGAAATAGAACAAAAGTCCATCAAAGAAAAATATAACGAAATTAAACAGCTAATTCATAatcttattttcttcttttatagctATCTTTTTATGCTACTGATAATgtctagcttttttattgttaggcgaCCATCTTTATtcaacaaaattaattttaaaaagttgCAGTTATTTGGTGGTTctaacaaaaaataagaaataaaataaataaataaaaaagtaaatatggaagaaaataaaatgtaaaatatccatTCCTATAAGGAAAGGGTTtagaaaagtcaaatttaaacttgagtgattcagacagagcatgtaattttaagacacttttaacttCACTTCTTTTTCAAATGTATCTTGTTCTCTTAATAACTCCACTCCAGTCGTTAAACAGACAGTAATATAGAAGCAATAGTGCTATAATAAAAAAACTCTTTATATATTGCACTTTTCTATCCATTTAATTTCACCATTGTATGAGGTCATTTAATTTAAATCAATCAATCAAAAGGCCAAAAGAACTATGAATAGAATTGTCTAGCAATATGTTTTGTCACACAAACATAAAAACTAATAGATAGCcgccttctttttcaaaacagCAATCCATAGTTACCTTGGTTGTAATTATATAAGAAGAGAACAAAGATTGCTTAATTTCATTTCTCCAGTCAGTTGGTGTAATGCTAATCAGTTTCagctttaattatatttatgtcatGTGACTATTTGTTATGCCCATTTTGTTACTTATTTCATATAGCCCACTCATATTTACATAATAATAGTGAGGGGAAGGGGAGCTTTTTGGATTATTGTTaccactgattaaagggacatgaaacacagagcattcaattttaaacaactttccaattaactttaatTACGATGTATgcattgttctcttagtatctcttgttgaaggagcagcaattacaagaggtatatatgtgcaccaactaatcagcagctagttcacggtagtacactgctgctcctatgcctacctaggtatgcttttcaacaaaggataccaacagatatttgtgtgttgcactttttctCAAATCTATCCAGCaccaaaaatagctgaatgcagCAGACCACCATTTTTGGACTTCATTTCACTAAGGAATAGCGAAGCCCAAAGTAATGCACATGGCTAGAAATTTTTATTGAAAGGGAGGCTTTTTTCTAAGCCTCATATATTACAGGTTAAGGCTAAGGTTACCAATGGTCCATAAAACTCCACTGTGgataattaaattgtttacatgaaTCACAATTAATTTAGCTACACATaaaggcctatatttatcaaaatctggtggacctgatccgacagtgcggatcaggtccgcctgacctcgctgaatacggagagcaatacgctctccgtattcagcattgcaccagcagctcacaagagctgctggtgcaacgccgccccctgcagactcgcggccaatgggtcgccagccgggaggtgtcaatcaacccgatcgtactcgatcgggttgaattgtggtgaagtctgtccgcctgctcagagcaggcggacagggttatggagcagctgtctttgtgacgactgcttcataactgctgtttctggcgagcctgcaggctcgccagaaacacggggcatcaagctccattcagagcttgatagataggccccaaaggctgtgacacactgcaagcgatgcaaaatatttaatctctgagcactcagctacatgacctgacacagcagagtgctcagagatgaaaaggcaggacacactgagcgcgcacagccgcatctacatgcAGAgcacacactgagcgcgcacatccgCATCTATACACTGCGTGtcactccgcttgcagtgtgtctgtCATAGCTGACTATGCTGAGTATATAAGTATGGTGTACCAAGCTAATAAGCAGATAACTTAGGACAAGAATAACAGCTGGTGAATACACCAATAAGTATACATATATGTAAGCCAAGTAAGTAGGTAGAAATGTGACAGTCTAGTACAGGCTAGAACAACTATTTGATTCAAACTTGAATCAGACTGTCATAATATAGCCAGAAGGATAAGCTGGCAACAGAGAGAGAGAATGGTCTTAAAGTTGCGACTCAAATTAACAGTAGGATATCTGAATAAAAGGATCTGACTCTACCTGAATATCTTGAGTAAGCTGTGCAAGTTCGTTAGGTAAACTAGAATGAAGGCCTGATGTGTCCGAGGAGAGATCCGACAGAGCATATGTGTTCCGTAACTGCTGTGGGTCCGGCGTGCCTGCAGTGAGAGAGTATCaggcggctgcagctgatgacgtcatgCTGTAGTTTCAGGTGGGTATATTTATATTACATACATAATTTAATGTCAGGTCTCATCTCACCTATCTATGAGAAACTCTGGTGGGTTTATTTTAGAGATTCTCTACACTAGACTGAGGGTTGGTCCaggtatctatacatatataggacCCCTGGGGATGGGTTATTCATCTCATGGCTTAAGCCCTATATGTTAGTGCAAGACCTAGATTTCCTGGTGCTGTTATGAGAACATTAAAGACATTTATTAATTTAAGCACCTAACTGCCATAACCCAAGGGAAGTCTAGCAGGACCCCAGGATGTTTTTCTATTTTAGTTTAAACAGCATCAATTACGGTGAGGTCCAGTGTTCTTAGCatatatattaatctatataatCACCTTACAGAAGCTAGTCTGCAAAAAACAATTGACCTGTAATTTGACTATGGTGTTAGAAAATCTAGTGAAAGGTCTAAATTGtttctttagtgaatcagctgcatagaataactACAACTGTAGTGGCTGAAAACTTTCAGAGCttcagtgcagcgaagggggtaagtagcgcagcgatagcagcaattttaaatataatatgtatatacacacattaacacataaatatatatgtatatacacacattaacacataaatatatatgtatatacacacattaatttgcatacaaagagagaagcgctctaccaggaacgaacaacagctcagtggcttgttctatggcgatttaccacccggaagcagcctcttttagaccagtgtgcttttcacagaagaaaactttcctgaagtatatcagtctgatcccgccaagtaaggtcagtccagccccgaaataccaggcaattctcctctgaacaaggaacatgacaaccccagacgatcgtttcggcctcctatgggcctcgtcagtgaggtgcagccacattcctctaagcacactgggcaaggagtccacgtctggtttcccccatcacccatagggagacttccccagggtcataataatttgcatacaaagagagaagcgctctaccag
This genomic stretch from Bombina bombina isolate aBomBom1 chromosome 4, aBomBom1.pri, whole genome shotgun sequence harbors:
- the LOC128657799 gene encoding stonin-1-like codes for the protein MCSTNPGNWVTFEDETPFHSPQKALILSNENIYSPKSGGLRLNFSSEKLARSSSSNSTTPLPSPMTDFFMSPGPPSNSPLCTPIKECPITPCTPKLGLCNVQPPAEASGNVPFTLSSLSSSLSVNSSSNTPTTSHFDEASPPKHKSSNEVGCHSGSIHCNYLQKDCAFSSPFWNNDFPAIISTNANIKAERDEKDRIPAKTEPDTIEKETFNSQKSLNQCSFNYVCERLQNLKIDPPDNLKHLPLCTEKNSSSFIPQSLFRSQRKDGWPFMLRIPEKKNMMSSRQWGPIYLKVINGGILQMYYEKGLDKPFREVHLNQFCRVSESKLENLSVSDKIHTVKIEQVSYTEKRKYHPKLEVVHEAEIEQMLKLGTMDYCDLIDFITTVEEELLMLSPVSKPKKAYEESEMILEIIDNCWGKVTKDTKLKESSVISQLYCLCFTNSDTELFLTLNDADLQKISKNYFDKESKNNLIDILDYHFHKCVNKQEFEKSRIIKFKPIDGCRFELMRFKTNFSAEELPFSMKTAAVVQGAYVELQAFLNMSPSVIASPLNSVKYCENIAIHFPVPSQWMKALWTVSFQRQRSLKTKMNRRACLGSTYEIESEPVIQVTIGTAKYEHAYKAVVWKIDRLPDKNSSHDQPHSLSCKLELGSDQEIPHNWNPFATLQYVMPATSASGAEVKSMGIENDIQPHKHVTQKTCYNIQVEIEVKRIKTEGDDLEKTGDCIIQ